In Phragmites australis chromosome 16, lpPhrAust1.1, whole genome shotgun sequence, one DNA window encodes the following:
- the LOC133895217 gene encoding uncharacterized protein LOC133895217, whose translation MPVVGGGPTWALAVDPLKCRPWSPGSRTADAASVVDPTLDDWPPRPPSFASPASGRCREGDGDDEDVGVGTKVRGCFPLSPGAVAAPLPAAPPPPAWRLLLVAATRPACGLPPAGPTVLVCGLLPAARAPLSCGLLPVALAPPVCAEPPAAPLPLVCVLLLAVLPPEALGARCQIWQIDFVMLKGTTNQIVRADTVSGYPLDPPYEQ comes from the exons ATGCCCGTCGTCGGCGGTGGGCCgacttgggcactcgctgtagacccgCTCAAGTGCCGaccttggtctccgggttctagaaccgcagatgccgcctccGTCGTGGACCCCACGCTGGACGattggccgccccggcctccctccttcgcgtcgCCCGCCAGCGGCCGCTGCCGcgaaggcgacggcgacgatgaGGACGTCGGCGTAGGAACGAAAGTCCGGGGGTGcttccctttgtcccccggcgctGTCGCTGCCCCActgccggcggcgcctcctccaCCGGCCTGGCGACTGCTGCTTGTGGCCGCCACACGACCGGCCTGTGGCCTGCCGCCCGCAGGGCCCACGGTGCTGGTCTGCGGCCTGCTGCCCGCGGCGCGAGCGCCACTGTCCTGCGGCCTGCTACCCGTGGCCCTCGCACCACCGGTCTGCGCCGAGCCGCCCGCGGCCCCCTTGCCGCTCGTCTGCGTCCTGCTGCTGGCGGTGCTCCCACCGGAGGCACTCGGAGCGCG GTGCCAGATTTGGCAAATTGATTTTGTGATGTTGAAAGGAACTACAAATCAAATTGTGAGAGCTGACACAGTCTCTGGTTATCCACTCGATCCTCCGTACGAGCAATGA